A single genomic interval of Romboutsia ilealis harbors:
- a CDS encoding rhamnulokinase — protein METNNFKKQVLAFDFGASSGRAMLGVYDGTKISIEEIHRFSNDPVIVGGTMYWDVLRQFFEIKQSLIKSKPFGKIDSIGIDTWGVDFALLDEYGQLLENPIHYRDGRTSGMLEKSFEKISKEEFYDITGNQFMEINTAFQLLSLKEKRSHLLERADVMLLMPDLFNYLLTGKKVTENSIASTTQLFDAKNRTWSDKVINSLGIPKKLFTEIVPSGTIIGKISEDISEELKIDMSDVIAVAGHDTQSALVSVPAMEDDFVFLSCGTWSLLGTEIDEPIINEKSSYYNITNEGGYGNKASFLKNIIGLWLIQESKRQWEREGKTYSFSELEELAKSSKPFKCFIDPDDPVFVPAGNIPKRIREYCIKTNQEVPKTEGEIVRCINESLAFKYRYSLEEIKDCTKKDYKAMYMVGGGIQSKLLCQMTANACNMEVSAGPVEATVLGNIAIQLMATNEIKDLKEARKIIRNSQDISHYYPTNVKVWNEKYEIFKEIIKSKEIVTC, from the coding sequence ATGGAAACGAATAACTTTAAAAAGCAAGTATTAGCCTTTGATTTTGGAGCATCTAGTGGAAGAGCAATGCTTGGAGTATATGATGGAACTAAAATAAGTATTGAAGAAATCCATAGATTTTCAAATGACCCTGTAATTGTTGGGGGAACTATGTATTGGGATGTGCTTAGACAGTTCTTTGAAATCAAGCAAAGTTTAATCAAGTCAAAGCCTTTTGGGAAAATAGATAGTATAGGGATAGATACGTGGGGAGTTGACTTTGCGTTACTTGACGAGTATGGTCAACTGCTTGAAAATCCTATTCATTATAGAGATGGTAGAACTAGTGGAATGCTAGAAAAAAGCTTTGAAAAAATATCAAAAGAAGAGTTCTATGATATAACTGGTAACCAATTTATGGAGATAAATACAGCATTTCAATTATTATCATTAAAAGAAAAAAGATCACATCTGCTTGAAAGAGCAGATGTGATGCTCCTAATGCCTGATTTATTTAATTATTTATTAACAGGTAAAAAGGTTACCGAAAACTCTATAGCATCTACAACTCAATTATTTGATGCAAAGAATAGAACTTGGTCAGATAAAGTAATTAATTCTCTAGGCATACCTAAAAAATTATTCACAGAAATTGTTCCTAGTGGAACTATAATAGGCAAAATATCAGAAGATATAAGTGAAGAATTAAAAATAGATATGAGCGATGTTATTGCAGTAGCAGGGCATGATACTCAAAGTGCTTTAGTATCTGTACCAGCTATGGAAGATGACTTTGTATTTTTAAGTTGTGGAACTTGGTCACTTCTTGGAACTGAAATTGATGAACCTATAATAAATGAAAAATCTAGTTATTACAATATAACTAATGAAGGTGGATATGGGAATAAAGCTTCATTTTTAAAAAATATAATAGGTCTTTGGTTAATACAAGAAAGTAAAAGACAATGGGAACGAGAGGGCAAAACATATAGTTTTAGTGAATTAGAAGAGTTAGCTAAAAGCTCAAAACCTTTTAAATGTTTTATAGACCCAGACGATCCAGTATTTGTTCCAGCAGGAAATATTCCTAAAAGAATTAGAGAGTATTGTATAAAGACTAATCAAGAAGTTCCTAAAACAGAAGGTGAAATAGTTAGATGTATTAATGAAAGCTTAGCATTTAAGTACCGATATTCATTAGAAGAAATAAAAGACTGTACAAAAAAAGATTATAAAGCCATGTATATGGTTGGCGGAGGCATACAAAGTAAGCTTTTATGCCAAATGACTGCTAATGCTTGTAATATGGAAGTTAGTGCGGGACCGGTTGAAGCAACTGTACTTGGAAATATAGCTATTCAATTAATGGCAACAAATGAAATAAAAGATTTAAAAGAAGCTCGCAAAATAATTAGAAATTCACAAGATATAAGTCATTATTATCCTACTAATGTTAAAGTATGGAATGAAAAATATGAAATTTTTAAAGAAATAATAAAATCTAAGGAGATTGTAACATGCTAA
- a CDS encoding L-fucose isomerase produces the protein MAKNRLIGEYPVIGIRPTIDARKGVLDVRGSLEEQTMNMAKSAAKLFEENLKYSNGEPVKVVIADTTIGRVPESAACQDKFRREGVDITLTVTPCWCYGSETMDMDPMTIKGVWGFNGTERPGAVYLASVLATHAQKGLPAFGIYGHDVQDVDATEIPEDVKEKLLRFGRAAVAAASMRGKSYLQIGSICMGIGGSIIDSAFIEEYLGMRVESVDETEVIRRMSEEIYDKEEFERALKWTKEKCIEGFDKNPEYVQKSREQKDKDWEFVVKMMCIIKDLMNGNENLPAGCEEEMLGHNAIAAGFQGQRQWTDFYPNCDFPEALLNTSFDWNGAREPYILATENDVLNGISMLFGKLLTNTPQIFSDVRTYWSPEAVKKATGYELEGVAKESNGFIHLINSGASCLDACGQAKDENGNGVMKAWYDVTEQDQDAILKATTWNPADNGYFRGGGYSSRFLTEAEMPVTMMRLNLVKGLGPVVQLVEGYTVKLPDEVSDKLWKRTDYTWPCTWFAPRLTGKGAFKSAYDVMNNWGANHGAISYGHIGADIITLCSMLRIPVSMHNVDEEKVFRPAAWNAFGMDKEGQDYRACQAYGPMYK, from the coding sequence ATGGCAAAAAACAGATTAATAGGAGAATATCCAGTAATAGGAATAAGACCAACAATAGATGCAAGAAAAGGGGTTTTAGATGTAAGAGGTTCTCTTGAAGAACAAACAATGAATATGGCAAAATCAGCAGCTAAATTATTTGAAGAAAATTTAAAATACTCTAATGGTGAACCAGTAAAAGTTGTTATAGCTGATACTACAATAGGTAGAGTTCCAGAATCAGCAGCCTGCCAAGATAAATTTAGAAGAGAAGGAGTAGATATAACTCTTACAGTAACTCCATGTTGGTGTTATGGTTCAGAAACAATGGATATGGACCCAATGACTATAAAAGGAGTATGGGGATTTAATGGAACAGAAAGACCAGGAGCGGTTTACTTAGCATCAGTTTTAGCAACTCATGCACAAAAAGGGCTTCCTGCATTTGGTATATACGGACACGATGTTCAAGATGTAGATGCAACAGAAATACCCGAAGATGTTAAAGAAAAATTATTAAGATTTGGTAGAGCAGCAGTAGCAGCAGCTTCTATGAGAGGAAAATCTTATTTACAAATAGGTTCTATATGTATGGGAATAGGTGGATCTATAATAGATTCTGCATTTATAGAAGAATACTTAGGTATGAGAGTTGAATCAGTTGATGAAACAGAAGTAATAAGAAGAATGAGTGAAGAAATTTACGATAAAGAAGAATTTGAAAGAGCTTTAAAATGGACTAAAGAAAAGTGTATAGAAGGGTTTGATAAAAACCCAGAGTATGTTCAGAAATCTAGAGAACAAAAAGATAAAGATTGGGAATTTGTCGTTAAAATGATGTGTATAATAAAAGACTTAATGAACGGAAATGAAAACTTACCAGCAGGCTGTGAAGAAGAAATGTTAGGACACAATGCAATAGCTGCAGGTTTCCAAGGTCAAAGACAATGGACTGATTTCTATCCAAACTGTGATTTTCCAGAAGCATTACTTAACACTTCATTTGACTGGAATGGAGCAAGAGAACCTTATATATTAGCAACTGAAAATGATGTATTAAATGGAATAAGTATGTTATTTGGAAAATTATTAACTAATACTCCACAAATATTCTCAGATGTTCGTACTTACTGGAGTCCAGAGGCAGTTAAAAAAGCTACAGGTTATGAATTAGAAGGTGTAGCTAAAGAGTCTAATGGATTTATACATTTAATAAACTCAGGAGCATCTTGTTTAGACGCTTGTGGTCAAGCAAAAGATGAAAATGGTAATGGAGTAATGAAAGCTTGGTATGATGTAACAGAACAAGACCAAGATGCAATATTAAAAGCAACTACTTGGAATCCTGCTGATAATGGATATTTTAGAGGAGGAGGATACTCTTCAAGATTTTTAACAGAAGCTGAAATGCCTGTAACTATGATGCGTTTAAATCTTGTAAAAGGACTTGGACCAGTTGTTCAATTAGTAGAGGGATATACTGTAAAGCTTCCTGATGAAGTATCTGATAAGTTATGGAAAAGAACAGATTATACTTGGCCTTGTACTTGGTTTGCCCCAAGACTTACTGGAAAAGGTGCATTTAAATCTGCTTATGATGTAATGAACAATTGGGGAGCTAATCATGGAGCAATAAGCTATGGGCATATAGGAGCAGATATAATCACATTATGCTCAATGTTAAGAATACCTGTAAGTATGCACAATGTAGATGAAGAAAAAGTATTTAGACCAGCTGCATGGAATGCATTTGGAATGGATAAAGAAGGCCAAGATTATAGAGCTTGTCAGGCTTATGGACCAATGTACAAATAA
- a CDS encoding AraC family transcriptional regulator gives MKYFDYKEQKQHGTFDFPIAFYHVTPEHPRYNMPYHWHTECEIIRILEGEFLLIINDEKILATKGDIIFIHDGMFHGGTPNNCIYECIVFDIKILLKQNHACTKQIQDIINQKKIIGPLLPSNIEGLKPCCDTLFESMKSMKIGYEFLTQGSLYYLIGLVLRFNLYKSKNKTNKRTQEKTLHFKNVLSLIETEYQSPLTLEDLSKSAGMAPKYFCRFFSEMTNKTPIEYLNYYRIESACEQLLTTDYSITEVALNCGFNDASYFIKMFKKHKGITPKQYIKQHLNNTK, from the coding sequence ATGAAATATTTTGATTATAAAGAACAAAAACAACATGGTACTTTTGACTTTCCTATTGCCTTTTATCATGTCACGCCTGAACATCCAAGATATAATATGCCTTATCACTGGCATACAGAATGTGAAATAATAAGAATTTTAGAAGGAGAATTTTTATTGATAATTAATGATGAAAAGATTTTAGCAACTAAAGGAGATATAATTTTTATTCATGATGGTATGTTTCATGGTGGAACTCCAAATAATTGTATTTATGAATGTATTGTATTTGATATAAAAATACTACTAAAGCAAAATCATGCTTGTACAAAACAAATTCAGGATATTATAAATCAAAAGAAAATAATCGGACCTCTTCTTCCTTCAAATATTGAAGGTCTAAAACCTTGTTGTGATACTTTATTCGAGTCAATGAAATCTATGAAAATTGGATATGAATTTTTAACTCAAGGTTCTTTGTATTATTTAATAGGACTTGTCTTAAGATTTAATTTATATAAAAGCAAAAATAAAACTAACAAAAGAACACAAGAAAAAACACTTCATTTTAAAAATGTTTTATCTCTAATAGAAACTGAATATCAAAGTCCTCTTACTCTTGAGGATTTATCAAAGTCTGCTGGCATGGCTCCAAAATATTTTTGTAGATTTTTCTCTGAAATGACCAATAAAACACCTATAGAATATTTAAACTATTATAGAATAGAAAGTGCTTGTGAACAACTTCTTACTACAGATTATTCTATAACTGAAGTGGCTTTAAATTGCGGTTTTAATGATGCAAGTTATTTTATTAAAATGTTTAAAAAGCATAAAGGTATTACTCCTAAGCAATATATAAAACAACATTTAAATAATACTAAATAA
- the fucO gene encoding lactaldehyde reductase, protein MVNRIVLNETSYHGSGAIKEIVNEVKGRNLKKAFVCSDPDLIKFNVTTKVTNILEESNLEYEIYSNIKPNPTIENVQNGVNAYKKSNADYIIAIGGGSSIDTAKAIGIIINNPEFEDVRSLEGLSPTKNKCVPIIAVPTTAGTAAEVTINYVITDAEKNRKFVCVDTNDIPVVAIVDPDMMESMPKGLTASTGMDALTHAIEGFITGGAWEMSDMFHIKAIELISKHLRGAVENTKEGREGMALGQYIAGMGFSNVGLGIVHSMAHPLGALYDTPHGIANAIILPTVMKYNAEVTGDKYKYIAKAMGVENVEDMSVEEYRKAAVDAVKKLSSDIGIPSSLKDIVKFEDIDFLSKSAYDDACRPGNPKETSIEDIANLYKSLL, encoded by the coding sequence ATGGTGAATAGAATAGTGTTAAATGAAACTTCATATCATGGTTCAGGTGCAATAAAAGAAATAGTAAATGAAGTAAAAGGAAGAAATTTGAAAAAAGCATTTGTATGTTCAGATCCAGATTTAATAAAATTTAACGTAACAACAAAAGTAACAAATATATTAGAAGAATCAAATCTTGAATATGAAATATACTCTAATATAAAGCCAAATCCAACAATAGAAAATGTTCAAAATGGAGTTAATGCGTACAAAAAATCTAATGCAGATTATATAATAGCAATAGGCGGAGGCTCATCTATAGATACAGCTAAAGCAATTGGTATAATAATAAATAATCCAGAATTTGAAGATGTTAGAAGTCTAGAAGGATTATCACCAACTAAAAATAAATGTGTACCTATAATAGCAGTGCCAACAACAGCAGGAACAGCAGCAGAAGTTACGATAAACTATGTCATAACAGATGCTGAGAAAAATAGAAAATTTGTATGTGTAGATACTAATGATATACCAGTTGTAGCAATAGTAGATCCAGATATGATGGAAAGTATGCCAAAAGGCTTAACAGCATCTACTGGAATGGATGCACTAACTCATGCAATAGAAGGATTTATAACAGGTGGAGCATGGGAAATGAGTGATATGTTCCATATAAAAGCAATAGAATTAATATCAAAGCATTTAAGAGGAGCAGTTGAAAATACAAAAGAAGGTAGAGAAGGTATGGCATTAGGTCAATACATAGCAGGTATGGGATTCTCTAATGTAGGATTAGGAATAGTTCACTCAATGGCACATCCACTAGGGGCTTTATATGATACTCCTCATGGTATAGCCAATGCAATAATACTTCCAACAGTTATGAAGTACAATGCAGAAGTAACTGGTGATAAATACAAATATATAGCAAAAGCTATGGGTGTGGAAAATGTAGAGGATATGAGTGTTGAAGAATATAGAAAAGCAGCTGTAGATGCAGTTAAAAAACTTTCAAGTGATATAGGAATACCATCAAGTTTAAAAGATATAGTTAAATTTGAAGATATAGACTTCTTATCGAAATCTGCATATGATGATGCATGTAGACCAGGAAATCCAAAAGAAACAAGCATAGAAGATATAGCTAATTTATACAAATCATTATTATAA
- a CDS encoding Na/Pi cotransporter family protein, with amino-acid sequence MYILISLIGGLGLFLYGMNIMGEGLQKSTGPKLEKAIELLTSNVVMGVLVGAVVTGIIQSSGATTVMVVGFVNAGIMTLYQAIGIIMGANIGTTVTAQLVSFDVSILSSIALGIGIVLYMIGLKSKPTLKNISEILIGFAILFIGMRFMKEAVAPLSEYPVIKSILASIANKPILALIAGFLMTTCLQSSSASMGILMALASQGLMPLYGALPILYGDNIGSCTTSILSSIGTNKNAKRAALMHLCFNLIGTLLFMFILSKPITMIVTRLNPTDISRQIANSHTLFNLINVVLLLPFSKYIVKLAMLIIPDRGEEKESDEKVIKYLDERMLETPSIAFGNTIKEVLRMGRNSKKSLIFSMDGLLKKSQEDVNMTFEKEKIVNEQQRKILDYLIKLSNKTLDNKMRFSLDLLFHTVNDIERISDLSENIAELGQLSINSNAKLSDSAKDEIVEIYNKVLECYNLALNAMKDNNTNVAKDVLKLESEVDMLEKAYKNKHMERINYNSCSIDDGIIYLDLLTNLERISDHCASIAKRVIKINE; translated from the coding sequence GTGTACATTCTTATAAGTCTTATTGGAGGCCTTGGATTATTTCTTTATGGTATGAACATAATGGGAGAAGGTCTTCAAAAATCAACAGGTCCAAAGCTAGAAAAAGCCATAGAACTTTTAACAAGCAATGTTGTTATGGGAGTTTTAGTAGGAGCTGTTGTTACAGGTATTATACAAAGCAGTGGTGCAACTACTGTTATGGTAGTTGGATTTGTTAATGCAGGAATAATGACGTTGTACCAAGCAATTGGGATTATAATGGGAGCAAACATAGGAACAACAGTTACTGCTCAATTAGTATCCTTTGATGTTAGTATATTATCATCAATAGCTCTTGGAATAGGTATAGTTTTATATATGATTGGATTAAAATCTAAACCTACCCTTAAAAATATATCAGAAATACTAATAGGTTTTGCAATATTATTTATAGGTATGAGATTTATGAAAGAAGCAGTAGCTCCATTATCGGAGTATCCGGTTATAAAAAGTATATTAGCAAGTATTGCAAATAAACCAATATTAGCACTAATTGCTGGATTTTTAATGACTACTTGCTTACAAAGCTCTAGTGCATCTATGGGTATATTAATGGCATTAGCTTCTCAAGGTCTTATGCCATTATATGGAGCATTACCTATTTTATATGGAGATAATATAGGTAGTTGTACTACATCTATTTTATCAAGTATAGGAACAAATAAAAATGCTAAAAGAGCTGCTTTAATGCACTTATGTTTTAATTTAATAGGAACTTTATTATTTATGTTTATTTTAAGTAAACCTATAACTATGATAGTTACACGTTTAAATCCAACTGATATATCTAGACAAATAGCAAACTCACATACATTATTTAATTTAATAAATGTTGTATTATTATTACCATTTTCTAAATATATAGTTAAATTAGCAATGTTAATTATACCTGATAGAGGTGAAGAAAAAGAAAGTGATGAAAAAGTAATTAAATACTTAGATGAAAGAATGCTAGAAACTCCATCTATAGCTTTTGGTAATACCATAAAAGAAGTTCTTAGAATGGGAAGAAATTCAAAGAAAAGTCTTATTTTTTCTATGGATGGATTATTAAAAAAATCTCAAGAAGATGTAAATATGACATTTGAAAAAGAAAAAATAGTAAATGAACAACAAAGAAAAATTTTAGATTATTTGATTAAATTGTCAAATAAAACTTTAGATAATAAAATGCGCTTTTCTTTAGATTTATTATTTCATACAGTAAATGATATAGAAAGAATTAGCGATTTATCAGAAAATATTGCAGAACTTGGTCAATTATCTATAAATAGTAATGCTAAATTGTCAGACAGTGCTAAAGATGAAATTGTAGAAATTTATAATAAGGTTTTAGAGTGTTATAATTTAGCTCTTAATGCAATGAAAGATAATAATACTAATGTAGCAAAAGACGTTTTAAAACTAGAAAGTGAAGTAGATATGTTGGAAAAAGCATATAAAAATAAGCATATGGAAAGAATAAATTATAATTCATGTAGTATAGATGATGGAATAATTTACTTAGATTTGTTGACTAATCTTGAGAGAATATCAGACCACTGTGCAAGTATTGCTAAAAGAGTTATAAAAATTAATGAATAG
- a CDS encoding SLC13 family permease, translating to MNQIVQTEEVKKKSSFIEFLKKECVLVIAVTLAILSSFISIPKMSYIDFKVLILLFNLMVVVAAFKELKVLDSIAIRLLKKCNTYTSISLALVFITFISSMIVTNDVALITFVPLSIVIAKKANINVLKIVIFQTLAANLGSSFTPMGNPQNLFIYSFYNLNPIDFFKITLPIVILAVLFLVLLVCKDKKINLSLDLEDVKIDNKRDVYLFGGLFLIILLSVFHVIDCKVTFLITIIMILLLNKKLFSQVDYSLLITFIGFFIFVGNISTMDLVKNFMEGILGSPQSTFLSSILSSQVISNVPATMLLSGFTNHFKELLLGVNIGGMGTLIASLASVISYKIYTSEFKNENYMKYFTFYNILGLVIFVPLAYMFMVYSI from the coding sequence ATGAATCAAATTGTTCAAACAGAAGAAGTAAAAAAGAAAAGCTCATTTATTGAGTTTCTAAAAAAAGAATGTGTTCTAGTAATAGCAGTTACACTTGCTATACTTAGTTCTTTTATTTCGATACCTAAAATGTCATACATTGACTTTAAGGTGCTTATATTATTATTTAATCTTATGGTAGTAGTTGCTGCTTTTAAAGAGTTAAAGGTTTTAGATAGCATAGCCATAAGACTTTTAAAAAAATGTAATACTTACACATCTATCTCTTTAGCGTTAGTATTTATAACTTTTATATCTTCAATGATAGTTACTAATGACGTTGCACTTATTACATTTGTTCCTCTTAGTATTGTTATTGCAAAAAAAGCTAATATTAATGTTTTAAAAATAGTAATATTTCAAACATTAGCGGCAAATCTAGGAAGTAGTTTTACTCCTATGGGTAACCCTCAAAACTTATTTATATATTCTTTTTATAATTTAAATCCTATAGACTTTTTTAAGATAACTTTACCTATAGTTATTTTGGCAGTATTATTTTTAGTTTTACTTGTTTGTAAAGATAAAAAGATTAATTTAAGTTTAGATTTAGAAGATGTTAAAATTGATAATAAAAGAGATGTTTATTTATTTGGTGGGTTATTTTTAATAATATTATTATCAGTTTTCCATGTTATTGATTGCAAAGTTACTTTTTTAATAACTATTATTATGATTTTACTTTTAAATAAAAAATTATTTTCACAAGTTGATTATTCTTTATTAATTACTTTTATAGGATTTTTTATATTTGTTGGAAATATTTCAACTATGGATCTAGTAAAAAACTTTATGGAAGGTATTTTAGGTAGTCCTCAATCTACATTTTTATCATCAATACTTTCTAGTCAAGTTATTAGTAATGTTCCTGCTACTATGCTTTTATCAGGATTTACAAATCACTTTAAAGAATTACTTTTAGGTGTAAATATTGGTGGTATGGGTACATTGATAGCTTCTCTTGCTAGTGTTATATCTTATAAGATTTATACTAGTGAGTTTAAAAATGAGAATTATATGAAGTATTTTACTTTTTATAATATATTAGGTTTAGTTATATTTGTTCCACTTGCTTATATGTTTATGGTTTATAGTATATAA
- a CDS encoding FUSC family protein: MKLHKPGMRNIKTGIGVMICVLVGYLNIIDNTLFAAVACIVCMQTTVKGSLTVGLNRLKGTFIGGLIGFIFVLIHPGSPILSCLGIITTIYICNVLKINNSITIACVVYCSIYLGIGTNSPLEYSIHRIIDTSIGVVIGVCVNYFIYRPNYLNRIYNEIREIENTSIKLLKSEIEKGTHVDISSLKTEITKLEGLYKNFLDELEYSSDEVDNKSINRTINKCKQIYLHLQVLEHMKDKCYLNKENYIKSKNLYDKLDKNVEVKEDVSPVYNYHISMIIERINEIHEIEVDDNI, from the coding sequence TTGAAGTTACATAAACCTGGAATGAGAAATATAAAGACAGGTATAGGTGTTATGATATGTGTTTTAGTTGGATATTTAAATATAATTGATAACACATTATTTGCAGCAGTGGCTTGTATTGTATGTATGCAAACAACTGTAAAAGGATCTCTAACAGTTGGTTTAAACAGATTAAAAGGAACATTTATTGGAGGGTTAATAGGATTTATATTTGTACTTATACATCCAGGAAGCCCAATATTGTCATGTTTAGGTATAATTACAACTATCTATATTTGTAATGTATTAAAGATAAATAATTCTATAACTATTGCTTGTGTAGTATATTGTTCAATATATTTAGGAATAGGTACAAATAGCCCTTTAGAATACTCTATTCATAGAATAATAGACACATCAATAGGAGTTGTAATAGGAGTATGTGTAAATTACTTTATTTACAGACCAAATTACTTAAATCGTATATACAATGAAATTAGAGAAATAGAAAATACATCAATAAAGCTATTAAAGAGTGAAATAGAAAAAGGAACACATGTTGACATATCATCTTTAAAAACTGAAATTACAAAATTAGAAGGTTTGTATAAAAACTTTTTAGATGAATTAGAATATAGCAGCGATGAAGTAGATAATAAATCGATAAATAGAACTATAAATAAGTGTAAGCAAATATATTTACATCTTCAGGTATTAGAACACATGAAAGATAAGTGTTACTTAAATAAAGAAAACTATATTAAATCTAAGAATTTATATGATAAGTTAGATAAAAATGTAGAGGTTAAGGAAGATGTAAGTCCAGTTTACAATTACCATATAAGTATGATAATAGAGCGTATAAATGAAATTCATGAAATCGAGGTAGATGATAATATATAA
- a CDS encoding metal-dependent hydrolase: MIKLKYNGHANISLTKDNVTILIDPFFTDNPVNKTNPNEVECDYILVSHAHFDHIGDTIDIAKRTGATIISTAEIANMAESQGLNAHGMNIGGKFNFEFGSVKVTQAIHSAGIEGGLACGFIIDFYGTVIYFAGDTALFGDMELIGRMNNIDYALLPIGDNFTMGPEEALEAVKMLKPNVVIPIHYDTWPPIAQSPQNFKVEVEKNCDAKVVIVNFNESIEI, translated from the coding sequence ATGATTAAATTAAAATACAATGGTCATGCTAATATTTCATTAACAAAAGATAATGTAACTATATTAATAGACCCATTTTTTACAGATAACCCAGTAAATAAAACTAATCCAAATGAAGTAGAATGTGACTATATATTAGTATCACATGCTCACTTTGACCATATAGGAGATACTATAGATATAGCTAAAAGAACAGGTGCAACAATAATAAGTACAGCAGAAATAGCAAACATGGCAGAAAGTCAAGGTTTAAATGCTCATGGAATGAATATAGGTGGAAAATTCAACTTTGAATTTGGTTCTGTAAAAGTTACTCAAGCAATACACAGTGCAGGTATAGAGGGAGGTCTTGCTTGTGGATTTATAATAGATTTTTATGGAACAGTTATATACTTTGCAGGAGATACTGCATTATTTGGTGATATGGAGTTAATAGGTAGAATGAATAATATAGACTATGCATTACTTCCAATAGGAGATAACTTTACTATGGGGCCAGAAGAAGCTTTAGAAGCAGTCAAAATGTTAAAACCAAATGTAGTTATACCAATACATTATGATACATGGCCACCAATAGCACAGTCACCACAAAACTTTAAAGTAGAAGTTGAGAAAAATTGTGATGCTAAGGTAGTAATAGTTAATTTTAATGAAAGTATAGAAATATAG
- a CDS encoding glycoside hydrolase family 10 protein, with protein MYNRCTLVEFRGVWVSSVYNIDWPKTLNDPEAQKQEFIEILDKLKSLNINAIFVQIRSTSDALYKSYINPWSKYLTKEQGKDPGYNPLQFMIEETHKRNMEFHAWLNPYRITTQGTDLNELAPNNPARIKPEWVLEFDNSLFYDPENPEVIEYVAVTVYEIIKNYDVDGIHFDDYFYPYNYPLPEGEDRDGEVANNRREAVNNLIRLVYKVIKSTKPSVQFGVSPFGIWKNKSSDTIGSDSNNLESYYDVYMDTLTWIDEHIVDYIAPQTYWTTDNNNSNYEVMVSWWNDVVKDSGVRLYIGQNISDLDIANEIERQIEINREYENVSGNILFSANNIMDNTDNVVLQLKEAYNCKAILPTKFDYK; from the coding sequence ATGTATAATAGATGCACATTAGTTGAATTTAGAGGGGTATGGGTATCAAGTGTGTATAATATAGATTGGCCTAAAACACTTAATGACCCAGAGGCTCAAAAACAAGAATTTATAGAAATATTAGATAAACTCAAATCATTAAATATAAATGCTATCTTTGTTCAGATAAGATCAACTTCAGATGCATTATATAAATCATATATAAATCCATGGTCTAAATATCTTACAAAAGAGCAAGGAAAAGATCCAGGATATAATCCACTTCAATTTATGATAGAAGAAACTCATAAAAGAAATATGGAATTTCACGCATGGTTAAACCCATATAGAATAACAACACAAGGAACAGATTTAAATGAATTAGCACCAAACAATCCTGCAAGAATAAAACCAGAGTGGGTATTAGAATTTGACAATTCATTATTTTATGACCCTGAAAATCCAGAAGTTATAGAATATGTTGCTGTAACAGTTTATGAGATAATAAAAAATTATGATGTAGATGGAATACATTTTGATGACTATTTTTATCCTTATAATTATCCTTTACCAGAAGGTGAGGATAGAGATGGTGAAGTTGCAAATAATAGACGAGAAGCTGTAAATAATCTTATAAGACTTGTTTATAAAGTAATAAAATCTACAAAACCATCAGTACAATTTGGAGTTAGTCCATTTGGAATATGGAAAAATAAAAGTAGTGATACAATTGGTTCAGATTCAAACAACTTAGAAAGTTATTATGATGTTTATATGGATACCTTAACTTGGATAGATGAACATATTGTAGATTATATAGCGCCTCAAACTTACTGGACAACAGATAACAATAATAGTAATTATGAAGTTATGGTAAGTTGGTGGAATGATGTAGTTAAAGACAGTGGAGTAAGACTTTATATAGGTCAAAATATAAGTGATTTAGATATAGCAAATGAAATAGAAAGACAGATAGAAATAAATAGAGAGTATGAAAATGTAAGTGGGAATATACTATTTAGTGCAAATAATATAATGGATAATACAGATAATGTAGTCTTGCAATTAAAAGAAGCGTACAATTGTAAGGCTATTTTACCAACGAAATTTGATTATAAGTAA